The sequence tacatggtatccttttctatcttatggaaaaagacgatCCTGACGGataaaacagctaaaaaaatatagaagaaatagtacagtgttttgaatttttttgtacatctagtatatgaatagatgaaaatatctaccaagtttcaattgtcttcactacaccgttttaaagaaataaaatataacttgagataattgtgcattttcactgtcaaaagtttaaactcgtaagtaaaaaaaatcgcaaatacgtgaaaaatatctttgtaagagtaaaaataagactccaactatcgttcaagtttcttacatctagatttacaATGAGTTAggcgtagatatttaagtatttcaaatttcatgcacttttgtctaagattgtatgtccgatacaCCCTTAACAAAACTGTCATTCCATATTGTTTCTTAATGCATTTCTTGCAACTTTATATGACTGCCGGTATACAGAATttcttaaaatgcaattacgatgcaaataaatgatttttatttttgcgttTTACCTTATACGAACaagaaatatagaattaaCTGATTAGATGCAATTTTCCCATTTTTTGATTAAAGTGATTGTTCCAATTTAAATACGTTCTTATGATGGAGCATAAGAGTTTTGTGTAACATAAGTAGATTTTCCATGTACAAAGCTGTCTTCACTACAGATAAATTACttatgtttcattttttttctttttttaataattcgcaGTATTAATTGAAATGTCTACCGTCCAAAGTgcgtttttaacattttttttagattaattttattttcatttgtttatgtaattattttacagattttgtTTACGTAATAAGTCTGCAAACTCACtgtagtaatttaatattaatatagcattaagaatagtaattataatgataacaataatagcagaaacgataataataacgataataattgtatactAAGCATGTAATACAAAATGGGAATGTACATAAGTCATTTTTATACGAATAATATATTCGTTATTTCTTGCTATTAAATAGTACAACGAtcgtattgtataaaaaaataatcggtTTTTACGAACAATttgctaatataaataatactcaAGTTTGGAAAAAGCAATATAATGATCTGAATGAATAATgtcttattaaatacaaataaattatctatgcattctatttttgtgtttttcattgaaacattttttagtatataatgTACGTTTAAGAAAGTTTGTTGAAGTTTTCAAAAACTAAGATaatcaacaattttatataaaatgtcttctatattacaaatatttaattacttaccGATTTGTTTATGAAATGATTACTTACGGTTATGATTACACTTAGATCTGGATGTTGCATCCAAGCGTGTGGAATGTAATTAAAGTTTCtgtaaattaacattattacgcGAAAGAAATTTGTGACGATGCGGACGTACCTCAGTTTTTTTAAACCAAGCACAGCACGAAAGAAATGGATAAACGCTGAGCGAATAAACTTTTAGGCACGTAAGCTGTATTTACATGTGTACTTGTCAAAAACAACTGgtcgaaatatttaaacattaaaatacaataacttTCGTAAAAGAATTCGCTACCTCCACAGCAATGTTGACTTCTCGCATGCGCGATACGTATCTGTTCTCAATATCTACATTTTTATCTATCCTAAATTTAGAAGGTAAAATCGCTATAGCAgtctataaatatacatatacaaacgTCTCTTGTCCTTAATAAGTAAAGAATCTCAGTgcgtatttaataaaagtgtCTTTTTAATATCACTCGTGTCTTTTTTTCCTCCGGATTGCTCTTTGTTTTCCCACGATTGTATAAATGTCGCGTTCCATTCTTCCGCCAGTCTCGTAatccatttattatttttgtaaatcacGATCGAAATGTCGGAAACGCGGTTGGATAACAATTGACATATCGAATGTAGATCAATTGTCATTACTTTCTATTGAGAAGTCTCACTACTTTCTCGATCGTAAATCAAAAATCTAAAACAAGAAGCTTGTAACAACAAACTCTTTGGGACAAACCGATCGTATATAGCGCGTTTCGCGGATAACAAATTCAGCGTTTAATTGACTAAAACAAACGTCATTCAGAGCGAATTAATAGAGATAGCGGCTTCTCTTAAGTATGTTGTGCTATTTTTCAAACACGTACAATATcgagataaattttatcagcACTTTTCTTTCATTAAATCAAATGTTATAGTATAtcagaaacagagagagagagagagagagagagagagagagagagagagagagagagagagagagagagagagaggggggggggaaattGCACATtcgctttataaaaattaacgcaCAACGAAGTATTATATAGTACAAAATACTCCAAGTACTAATACTGGAGTAAATTACTGCTAACATGGTAAtcattgattaataatattcaacaCAATGCGAAGACAGCTCCACGGAAGTTGTTTCTTTGTCcgctttaaaatattgttcttCTGTAAATTTACCTCTTTTTCTAAATTGATCGGGATGAGAGACTTGGCAAAAGTTGGAATGTGCATCTTTCGATCgcaaaaaattgtcaaagttATTAAGAGaacatattttaacaaaaagtaaCACGAGTTGAATATAATTCAGTTATtgcatttcttttaataattttgtcaactTTTCaaggatgaaaaatgtattccAACTATCGTTTAATCACCTCTTCAATTGTTTTGCAgaaatagatttatataaatacagacgtatttatattctaaaatgaaattaaaagtgaaaataattgtgatatacatacatatatacaggataattcttaattatatgtCTGTCACCAGTCTCGTTTCATCATACTTCAGCATGAATATAAAGCccaaaacaagaataaatgttatatgaaTATAGATTGTTCAAACGTTTCCacgaattataataaattaaacaaaaatatttaaaattggaatgtatttccataaatttattaataaacagaaaaagaCTTGAATGATCCATATTCGTACAACACATTTCTTGTTTCTGTGACTTATGAAACATTATTTcgactatattattaaaaatcgtCCTGTATATCAGATATATGTAATGAAACGCGATTCCTTAGATATATTACGATCTCTTTGAGCGTCGCGTTAAATCACTTGGAACACGCACGGTGAATACGCATGAGTTTTTCAGTTGGCTCCATACTTATGCAGAAACCTCCGGAAAgtcaacatatatataataatttattcattatattacaataaatcgTTCTACATAATGAATAAGAAGAGAGCGATTGTTACAGCGCCGAGTTTCGACGACTCGACAGGAAGGAGCAGCGAGGTGGAGTTTTCCCGCCGATCCCAACGACAACGAGGATCGCTCAACGATCGCCAAAGATAGCGATGAGATAGCGTATCACTGATATGCATGAGGGAGAGGGCTTTGGGTTTAATTACAGTCGCTTAAGTACACGTGTTCCGCGTACACGGGTAGGACCCCTACGGGTGGGGCCACTAGGAGGCTGAGGTGTACCAACCGTTCGCCGTAGACTTGTTGCTCGGGTGGTAGATGTGAAAGCCGCCGCTACTGGCCGGATGATGATAGAACTGTGATTGTTCCGTCAGACCTGCCGAAGCATATGCCGCTGCGGCGTCTAAGGCACTCGGATGGACAGTGGCCGAGTACACTTGGGGTTTCAAGGGTAACGGCTGGGCCGGTTCGTATTGATGACGGAGAACAGGGTCCGTGTACGCCGATGAGCCTTCGTAGCTGCTTATCACGTTAACAGGATGCAAttgttgctgctgttgttgttgctgctgttgttgctgctgctgctgttgttgctgttgcttGTCTCGCGGCGAGACCGACGATGGCGGCGTCATCGCTGAATGATAGTCTACCGAATACCCGGCCGCGGTAGCGGACGTGTACGACGAAACTAGACTGGTGAAAGCATCGGCGCAGCTGGTGCCGTTCGATACTTTTTGATTGTGAGCAGCGAGCACAAATTGATGCTCACCGTATGTACTAGAACCTTCCGAGCCGGGCGGTGTCGGCAGAGGTCCGTTAGGAGCAGTTTCGCCCGGATAATAGATACCGGTCGACGCGGGAGCGCGTGTACCACCGCTCGAAGTGATCCCATGCACATTGGCGCGTATCACGCTCTCCCGATTGGCGGCGTAAAGTTGCCTAAGAAGCGCCGAGGCGGGTAAAGGAGCGGCGGCGGATTGCTGCGGACTCAGATGACCCAAGTGATGATGCGCGCCGATCCACTGTATCGTGctccgctgctgctgctgctttAACAACGCATCCGTACTGAAATCCGTCGGCTGGTGAAGCGTCGCCGGCGAGTTCGACTTGTTTAACGAGCTCCCTGGCAAATGCTTCGACATAGCCTGTTCCAAATCCTTCACCGAGGTTCCCGTGTTTTCGGTACTGTCCATCCTGCCGCCCTCAGCGCGACGCGACTTCGGACTGGTCGAACAGAGCGTTTGTTCGGTGGCCGAGATCGAGTGCGTGGACGTTGCGCTGGGACTGAGCGCACGGCTTCTTTCGCCGTTCGATTCTTTCACCGCGGTCTCCTCCTCGTCCTCCTCTTCGTTGGAACTGCTGTCTTCGTCATGGATCTTCCGCTTGTGCCCTCGTAGTCTTACCACGAGCGTGTCGAGATTCCCGACCGCCGTCTGTGACTCTTGTTGCAACTGGGCTATATTGTCATGATGCCGGCTACCTCGCTTTTCACTTTCCGACGCGTGATTCTCTTCGCGCTCCTCGGGTGGCGACCGATGCGATTGCTCCTGATGCTGATTTGTAGGGCCGCCTCGACTACGACCCTCTGAAATCAAAAGTCGCAACAAATATTGCCTCAAGATGGAGGAAGATGAGAAGATTTTCCAAATTCGACGGACCAGGGAAACTGATATTTTTCACTAAATCAAAGAACGTTTTGTACCTCCTCGGTCAGCGTCCGGCGATCCGTTCTCCGGATCATTTCCCGCCGTATCTTCCCTCTTGACGCCGGTGACACCGTCCTCTAACTGACAGCAGtccataattaaattttcatattctcGGCCGCTGAAAAAAGATGATTAAACATAATAAGGTTTGATAGAAAAGTGAGACCGTCGTTCGTTACTCACTTACTTGACGACTCACCTTATGACGTAATTGACACAAATGATATTTTGCTCCTCGGCATTTTTCGAATTGCATACGACGGTAGCGCACGTCTGTACCCACGTGTATCCGCCACTTTTGTTCATCAGCCGATAGTAATGCGTCAGAACTTGGCCTTTATGGATTACTAAAATCAGAATCGCAGCTAAGCATTTTTTGAGAACCttgatttattgatttattgccgtgaaaactaaatttttaactaaattgtctttttttctaagcacatcacatttttttcgaaaatactGTTCAATTAGCGTCGAAGTTACCGTTTGTACGATAATTACGAAGATAGGCATTCCCTACGTATGTTTAGAGAATGCGAATCTTGATTACATGCGAATATTGATTGTTTTCAAAGTGTAAATGTTCGATTATCTCTGTACAATGCTCTTAGAAGTAGGGGTTTGTAGTTTGTTTCGCAAAAGATAATTCGTTCGTTTGAAAAGATTTTCTAAATCTTTTGCTAACCGGTTGGGACATCATTGACAATTTTCCGTGTAATTGTCTTTGACAATATGCTCGTTTGTATCGAAGATTAGTTTGTTGCTGTTTCGACGAAAACACATTGCATCGCGTCgacgtacattttttatgagaaatcaaatctttatacatgtataaatatattaatcttagAAATCTGTGTATTACCTATTCTCGAAAACACTCAATTAACGAAAGAGCGATATTCGTTCGTTTTACAGAGAAGTAGCGCGATagttacatatttatagataCAATTGTGGATAGTTATCTGCCGCGATCGAATAATCATCAATGAGAAACGTTATCCCCAACGCCTATGTGGCTAGTAATCTCATGTGAAACGTTCAAATACAAACAGATACGTACTTACTAAATCTGCAAGCGGTCGCGCGCAGTCGAAAAGACCaacgtattattattttcgtgcttttctctcttcccgGACAGCTTTGACACCCATCGCGCTCTTTCACCAAAGTATTTGCCTAGAACAGTAGGAGCAAGAAATTCTGCGTGGCAGATCTATCGGCTATTGTTTGCTGGGAAcgtatgtaatttatatgaataacgTAACGGCTCTGTTTTCGTTAATTGTTTCTCGAGTACAGACTGTAGCGAAAACAAGGAAGTAGAAATACATTCAGTTTACactaataaaaagattttcgtTGTTTTCTTATGGcattaaaaaactgttaatttgcaaatttgtttaaataaattagcaGTTGACACTGTCACGTACGTTAACCAAAATTATCTTTCGCAATTGTTTGCTtaacaaatttagaaaaagagggagggagagagaaaaagagagttcGAAAGTACTTAATATTTTCTCGATCTTTTTTTGTGAATCTCTTTTCTgctattttttgcaaattctgTAACTCATTTTCTTCCTCATAgctattctttctttttctcatccGTCTTTTACATATAGTGTTGTCCCCTATTTCGTGAGCTCCGTTCTTTTTCGAGCATATTACCTTCCGTTTTAGAATAATCGACAAACGAAATACTGCTACAGAGAAGCACATCGTCGTATGTGTTGAGAGTACTGACAAAATAATCTCCCATGATCGTTACTATGGCGTGGGGAAAGCAACGGATTACGGTCACGGCGACGGTAATGGAGACTCGCAAAAATTCGTGCGACGCAACTATTGTTTACGGCAAATTACTCGGGATTTACACGTGTACATTCCTTCGAACATTACACAGAAAACATTAgggagagcgagcgagaacCCCTCTCGCGTGTGACTTTGTGCGCGATCGTGCAAACGGTACTCACTCGACTTGACTATAATCGAATACGTGTGGCGAACGTAATTCATGACCAGTCATACTCACGATCTATGTGAGACTTCCGGAGACGATTTGCGTCCTCGCCGTGGCACAACGTGTAGAGATTCTTCCCCGTCAATTCATCGGCGGTGTAATCCAACAGTTCGGAAACCCTAAGGAgcacaaattacaaatatcTCCTTTACAAAGCGGCCGTttatagaaagaaaattacgCAAAGAagtatagaataaaatttacaatttattacaaaagcattagtgtattaatataaagaatttgctttgtcttgaaataaaaattattgaatattctCTTGCGTTATTCTTCAATGACGCTACAAACTTGACTCGATACAAGTGGTACTCACTTTGGCTCGCAATGCGCTATCCGAAAGTCGAAACTGATTCGTGTGACAAACATATCGGTCTCGAGACGAATTTCGTGCACGCTGGGCGGCGGAAGTGCAATGGCTAGCCCGATCATACCCATCAAAGGCGGCGCGGACTTTCTCGCGTGGCTGAATATAAACTGCGGCCTCAAACGACACAGCAACAGGACGACCTATGTATACGCGTGcgtgtaaaaaatacattatagaaaatattatataattatcttacaCCGTTTTAAAGCTGTTGCGCGTTAAAATAGTttgttaaagttaattaaagttaCGGGAAGATGGGCAAATGGAGATTTTCTTGGAATTACCAAGTGCAATTTTGCTTACCCGATAACCTGATGACTTGAAGTGACACCCCCTCTTCGTTAGAGTGGATTTCATCCTAACGCAAAACGCCCGGTCGTACCCTTTGTAGAGTCCGGTCGCCGACAGCGACATTACCGAAGACACTGAGAGTAGATAGGTACAAGAAGGAATTGAGTCCCCGAGGTACGCTCAGATATGCATTCTTTAAGCCCTTTCGCTGCTCGACAGTAACTATCGCGATTATTCTAATTTCGTCGAATCTTTTCGTATTATTATGTCTCTCTTAAGTGGAAGTCAGGTCCACCATAAAAATcaacatataaaacaatattcttttgctataaagaagaataaaaaaaaaaaaaagatcgcgTTCAATCTTCGCAGTTCAAGGGCCAATGCGCAACGCGATATAACGTAAGGAGATTTACCGTCGGGATTCGCAGTGGAAGACGAACCGTGCTCCTCCGACGCGCCGCTGCTCGGCGACGCTAAACCGGAATTCGACGAGTGTGGGGCTGAGGTGCTCGTCGACGACGCGAGTCCCAGACCGAGCTGCTCGGCGACCTCGGCGTGATCTTGTTGATGGACGTAGTCGAAAACGCTCGATCCCGTCATCTCTACCTGGAATTAAAAACAACGGTCTTCTCTTCTACATCGCGGGATGATCTATCTTGCTTCGACCTGTGCCTATCGACTACCACGGGTCGATTTCGGCACGAGGCACGCAGGGATAACGCAGGGGTACGCAAGGGGTACGCAAGGGTACGATCTCGACGAAGTCGGGGGAGGTAAACGGTGCGCCGCGGCCATGTTTGTGCCAACGTCGGCTTTCCCGTCGGTTTTCCGAATCCCCGAAACACCCTATTGATTGCTCCACGAGCTTCGCAGAGAGAGAACCGAGAGGCTAGAGCTACACCGGTCACCTCCCGtaccctcctcctcctcctcctcctcctcctccccgcTTTACCCCCCTGGCGCCGCTCTTCTCTCTACTCTCTTTCCCCGTCCACCTTCTCGCTCGCGGCATTAGGAATGGCGAACACGCCGCCGTGCAGAGGCTACGTGAGCCGCATGCGACCACCTCCGCCCGCCGCCATCCACCCATCCCATCCTCCCTTTCCTCCCCCTCGCCTCCCTCCGCCCCCCCGTTCTATGTCATGCTCGCCGTCGTGCCAGCCAGTATGGCCGCCAACTCGTACAACCTTCTCCTCTTTTCCTCCCTTGACCTCTCCTCCTTATTCTTCTACAACGCTATCAACTTTTCCTTCTTCTCCTCTTTCGCTACCTCTGCAACCAtcgccaccaccaccgccgtcgccgccgccaccaccgccaccaccgccgccgctacCACCATCGCTACAACTTCAACGTTTCAACCTCCTTCTCTTCCGTCAACTCCCTTTCCCtcttttcctcctcttctccttctcctcctcctcctcctcttccctcTGCCATGTCTTTATATCTTTCTACTATCTCTGGCCTTCCGGCTGGTGGTACACGTTGCATTCGTATTTGGCGTCCCCACGTTGCTTTTTACTCGCTTTCGCTTTCTCGTTATCGTTATCACTTTTCCTCTACGCACCCTCTGACCCATGCCCATCATTTCTGACTTCATCGAAGTCGTGGCCGCCATGACGACGAGACGCGCTTACCTGTGAGAGgccgagatatatcgaaacaGTCTCAGATATGTACAGGAATCTGCCATCAGCCGCGACAGCCATTGCGAAACCGTCCAGGGACTggcaacaaaaaaataagacaCTTGAGGAACTTCGATCGAATATTCCCAGACGATATACGCAAAACGCTTTCCGAACACTTATACAGACTGTTTCTCTTGAGAGAATGCGATGGAGTAGAAATGCtgataatttttctcaaattatgTTTCGTACTTTGTTTATacgtcaaataattttaatttgtttgattgaagaatttaaaaagctCGCGATGCAACATTTAATgcgcgattaaaaaaatatattaaaattgaaaacgatGAAATTTGATAAACGCATTATTGTTCACATTAGCAAGAGGGAAAGTTAAACTTACCTGTAATATGTGGGTACCTTGATGAACTTCGAAATGTTCTATCGCTGCAGTCGACGATGATCTAACTCGATTAGCACCTATGCAAGATACGAAAACAATACACAAGATTAATATGCCTAAAGTAACTTGTAAGACCGATAAATGGATAAATTGtaaatcttttcttttgttgCTTCTATAACTAATTTCTCACGACTGTATCTGTATTtccaaacttttaattaacgcAACTGCAACGctcgattttattattagattcgTGCAAaagcaaaatttgaaaaggaGAAAGCAAAATTGTTAATACAGATTTCATATATTCTTTCGtttagttagaaaaaaaaatttgtcaattcGCTTTTTAAAAACCTCTAACTTTCCAACTTTATTTCGACGCGAAAACATGCTGAAAAACGTGGAAATGACGACGGCGAATCTTTCGCCCCAATCTATTGTTTACTCCATTCGTGATTTATCAGAGATTTAAAATCTTGGACGGGTAACGCAATGTCGAACAGTTACGGCGGACCGGCATACACTTATCGAGAAAGGTATCCTCGATTGATCAGCGATACGTGACTCACGCGGTCTACGCATCGGCGTTGAACCATCGACCCCGCCGACCCCTTTTGCGCCTTCTTTTCTCCCCTCGTTTAACAAACAAGACGCGAGCTACTTCTTACCGTAATAATAATCCCACGCTCCCCAGTAGCTCCCGTAATGAAAGGACTTAGAAGACTCGATCAAACTCGCGCGCGAACCGCTTAATCTCGTAAGTCCATCGGGATGAGGCGGAATGGCCCGACTCGCTGGACTGACCCTAAGTTTCGGGTTTTCGGTCAACAAGGTAATGCCGATATTTCCTACCGTACCGAGCCGGACTTCGGGATAATCTAACGGGATTTCGTTTCTTGACGAACGCCTTTGTTCTCCCAATTATAATGACCCTTTCGCCAATGTTGACGAGCCCCTCACGcgtcatctctctctctctcacgtgTCGTCTCTATTCCCGAAGACGTATTTGATCTTTAGGTACCGTCGCTAAAGCTCACTTTAAGCAATTTATAATCCGTATCAAAATTCAAGCTAAGATTccattatgatatattttgtaaccgtaaagaatattttagataatcgacacggagagaattttctcttaaaatttaccctcaaaatttagtaattgtgggacaatgtgtgacctcgagaaattttactatactttttagtaaaatttactatatttttagtaaattttattgaaggtATAGTAtgttttactatacttttagtaaattttactaaaaagtatagtaaaattcttcgaggtCACACGTTATCCTACAGTTACCAGATTTggagggtaatttttaagagaaaattctctccgtgtataatTCACGTCAGAATtcgatattcaatatttaatcttcTTATTAATTGTGCATGGAATATGCTTTTATTATAAGAAGAATGTTTAAAACAACTTGATATAGAACGTTTCATCTTTTAAGGGTATTTTAAGAGAAAGGTGAATTACTTCCATAAGACGGATATTATATTATCGCTCGTCGCGCGGTCAACCCTCATCCACGCATGATCGAGTCCGTACCACTTCCGCCATTTAtcacaatattttgataaatataacttGACCGTGTGTGCTTGCCTTAGGAAGCTAGAAAAATATCCGCGCCGGTATTTTTGCGAGTGAACACCGCGTAATTATCGTACGTGTGGAAGCTGTCGATTATTCGTATTCCCGACGAACCTCGGCGAATCGATAAGACCGCTAGCGCCACGAAATTCCGGAATCGCGAAATCATTTTACCCGGTTAAGTCGAGAGACCTCTCGTTCGTCCTGACAGTGGCCCTGACATGCGGCGCGAACTGAAGAGGGGCGCACTGGATTTAGTTTGACGAGGAGTTGCGGCACAGCGATGCGCGGCACCTAACTCAATTTCGTTAGTTTAGTTACATTGGCGGTTCGTAACGCGAGGCGTGCGCTCGTAGGGGGCTGTCGTGATTAGATTTTCATGTGGATAGTGGTAGAGGTACCTAAGCCTTTATACGTAGCCGCGTACGTGGTaactccctctctctctctctctctctctctctcattctcgtTCTCTATCTTTTCGCGACCCTCTCCCGCACTGTAAATATTAACTCAACCAACCCCTCGCACTCTGAAAATATGCGGTAGCTCCGCTGGTAAGTGAAGCTCCCTGACGAGTTCAACAACGGTGTCTTTACGATTCTCTCTTTTGTggaagattctttttttttttcgatacaTAGCGATATATGGAATATATTAGCGATAATGAACAACGTTTCTATTATTCTTTTGAAAACGTCGACTTGATTAGTCGACATAGAGAGGGATGTGAAGCAACGATAACGAGAGTAACAATGCGCTTCAACTAACTTGAATGAAAAAGTGTGGGAGCAAAAATGCACTAAAATAAGCTGGTAGCTACTCCCTTTTCGCTAAATGAAGCACGAAAATGAAGGAGGCCCGCGGCGATCTTATCGCTCGATGATTGCCGACAATTCTCTATTACTATGTATCTggaaatctctctctttcgcagGCTGCATGGTCACCGGAATTATAAAGGGTATCTGGAAGCTCGATCTATTGCGAAGTTTACGTGTTTCCTTAAGGAGGCTACTGTCCACAATTCTTGTCAGATGTACTCCAGGGTGTCCCAGTGGTTCTTGTATTTCGCGTTACATT is a genomic window of Monomorium pharaonis isolate MP-MQ-018 chromosome 7, ASM1337386v2, whole genome shotgun sequence containing:
- the LOC105832359 gene encoding protein trachealess isoform X7 — encoded protein: MDDVGNPTSVNARILELRKEKSRDAARSRRGKENFEFYELAKMLPLPAAITSQLDKASIIRLTISYLKLRDFSSHGDPPWSRDGPPPSKSVKGANRVRSSSTAAIEHFEVHQGTHILQSLDGFAMAVAADGRFLYISETVSIYLGLSQVEMTGSSVFDYVHQQDHAEVAEQLGLGLASSTSTSAPHSSNSGLASPSSGASEEHGSSSTANPDVSSVMSLSATGLYKGYDRAFCVRMKSTLTKRGCHFKSSGYRVVLLLCRLRPQFIFSHARKSAPPLMGMIGLAIALPPPSVHEIRLETDMFVTRISFDFRIAHCEPKVSELLDYTADELTGKNLYTLCHGEDANRLRKSHIDLIHKGQVLTHYYRLMNKSGGYTWVQTCATVVCNSKNAEEQNIICVNYVISGREYENLIMDCCQLEDGVTGVKREDTAGNDPENGSPDADRGEGRSRGGPTNQHQEQSHRSPPEEREENHASESEKRGSRHHDNIAQLQQESQTAVGNLDTLVVRLRGHKRKIHDEDSSSNEEEDEEETAVKESNGERSRALSPSATSTHSISATEQTLCSTSPKSRRAEGGRMDSTENTGTSVKDLEQAMSKHLPGSSLNKSNSPATLHQPTDFSTDALLKQQQQRSTIQWIGAHHHLGHLSPQQSAAAPLPASALLRQLYAANRESVIRANVHGITSSGGTRAPASTGIYYPGETAPNGPLPTPPGSEGSSTYGEHQFVLAAHNQKVSNGTSCADAFTSLVSSYTSATAAGYSVDYHSAMTPPSSVSPRDKQQQQQQQQQQQQQQQQQQQLHPVNVISSYEGSSAYTDPVLRHQYEPAQPLPLKPQVYSATVHPSALDAAAAYASAGLTEQSQFYHHPASSGGFHIYHPSNKSTANGWYTSAS
- the LOC105832359 gene encoding protein trachealess isoform X3, which gives rise to MHRGGGSAGGAAGGGIVGGAGGSHRALELEHPSAMPGAPGFHWGAMFAGHHAAAAAGMMQPPMSAGGEYVPAAAHHGPAHPAMPMDLHVHQGFPYFPTRYRDDALCWTDRFEERHYAFESILELRKEKSRDAARSRRGKENFEFYELAKMLPLPAAITSQLDKASIIRLTISYLKLRDFSSHGDPPWSRDGPPPSKSVKGANRVRSSSTAAIEHFEVHQGTHILQSLDGFAMAVAADGRFLYISETVSIYLGLSQVEMTGSSVFDYVHQQDHAEVAEQLGLGLASSTSTSAPHSSNSGLASPSSGASEEHGSSSTANPDVSSVMSLSATGLYKGYDRAFCVRMKSTLTKRGCHFKSSGYRVVLLLCRLRPQFIFSHARKSAPPLMGMIGLAIALPPPSVHEIRLETDMFVTRISFDFRIAHCEPKVSELLDYTADELTGKNLYTLCHGEDANRLRKSHIDLIHKGQVLTHYYRLMNKSGGYTWVQTCATVVCNSKNAEEQNIICVNYVISGREYENLIMDCCQLEDGVTGVKREDTAGNDPENGSPDADRGEGRSRGGPTNQHQEQSHRSPPEEREENHASESEKRGSRHHDNIAQLQQESQTAVGNLDTLVVRLRGHKRKIHDEDSSSNEEEDEEETAVKESNGERSRALSPSATSTHSISATEQTLCSTSPKSRRAEGGRMDSTENTGTSVKDLEQAMSKHLPGSSLNKSNSPATLHQPTDFSTDALLKQQQQRSTIQWIGAHHHLGHLSPQQSAAAPLPASALLRQLYAANRESVIRANVHGITSSGGTRAPASTGIYYPGETAPNGPLPTPPGSEGSSTYGEHQFVLAAHNQKVSNGTSCADAFTSLVSSYTSATAAGYSVDYHSAMTPPSSVSPRDKQQQQQQQQQQQQQQQQQQQLHPVNVISSYEGSSAYTDPVLRHQYEPAQPLPLKPQVYSATVHPSALDAAAAYASAGLTEQSQFYHHPASSGGFHIYHPSNKSTANGWYTSAS
- the LOC105832359 gene encoding protein trachealess isoform X6, coding for MDDVGNPTSVNARFEERHYAFESILELRKEKSRDAARSRRGKENFEFYELAKMLPLPAAITSQLDKASIIRLTISYLKLRDFSSHGDPPWSRDGPPPSKSVKGANRVRSSSTAAIEHFEVHQGTHILQSLDGFAMAVAADGRFLYISETVSIYLGLSQVEMTGSSVFDYVHQQDHAEVAEQLGLGLASSTSTSAPHSSNSGLASPSSGASEEHGSSSTANPDVSSVMSLSATGLYKGYDRAFCVRMKSTLTKRGCHFKSSGYRVVLLLCRLRPQFIFSHARKSAPPLMGMIGLAIALPPPSVHEIRLETDMFVTRISFDFRIAHCEPKVSELLDYTADELTGKNLYTLCHGEDANRLRKSHIDLIHKGQVLTHYYRLMNKSGGYTWVQTCATVVCNSKNAEEQNIICVNYVISGREYENLIMDCCQLEDGVTGVKREDTAGNDPENGSPDADRGEGRSRGGPTNQHQEQSHRSPPEEREENHASESEKRGSRHHDNIAQLQQESQTAVGNLDTLVVRLRGHKRKIHDEDSSSNEEEDEEETAVKESNGERSRALSPSATSTHSISATEQTLCSTSPKSRRAEGGRMDSTENTGTSVKDLEQAMSKHLPGSSLNKSNSPATLHQPTDFSTDALLKQQQQRSTIQWIGAHHHLGHLSPQQSAAAPLPASALLRQLYAANRESVIRANVHGITSSGGTRAPASTGIYYPGETAPNGPLPTPPGSEGSSTYGEHQFVLAAHNQKVSNGTSCADAFTSLVSSYTSATAAGYSVDYHSAMTPPSSVSPRDKQQQQQQQQQQQQQQQQQQQLHPVNVISSYEGSSAYTDPVLRHQYEPAQPLPLKPQVYSATVHPSALDAAAAYASAGLTEQSQFYHHPASSGGFHIYHPSNKSTANGWYTSAS